In the genome of Halobacterium noricense, one region contains:
- a CDS encoding tetratricopeptide repeat protein produces the protein MTDREEPEPPEAPDDHEFSEGQGFDEPYEGFDLDPPELSVDDPSSVDPVDSRVVSDSLDERVVQNDDVDADELIDVGLSYLGINRHEQAADAFERAARFTDDEDVEQEAWVNKGIAHGQMEEWDEAVGAHREAIFVAEDGDFEAEAHTNLAYALWEFSEDEQAYEHAEEAVRKNDRLPQAWYNLGFIENERSRHEQALDALNNAVRLGFQQADVYEEKQRALEALGRDEEAQAVAEQAEDIREAQERDLVERE, from the coding sequence ATGACTGACCGAGAGGAGCCCGAGCCGCCCGAGGCACCCGACGACCACGAGTTCTCCGAGGGGCAGGGCTTCGACGAGCCCTACGAGGGGTTCGACCTCGACCCGCCGGAGCTCTCCGTCGACGACCCGTCCAGCGTCGACCCCGTCGACAGCCGCGTCGTCAGCGACTCCCTGGACGAGCGCGTCGTCCAGAACGACGACGTCGACGCCGACGAACTCATCGACGTCGGCCTCAGCTACCTCGGCATCAACCGCCACGAGCAGGCCGCCGACGCCTTCGAGCGCGCCGCGCGCTTCACCGACGACGAGGACGTCGAACAGGAGGCGTGGGTGAACAAGGGCATCGCGCACGGCCAGATGGAGGAGTGGGACGAGGCCGTCGGCGCGCACCGCGAAGCAATCTTCGTCGCCGAGGACGGCGACTTCGAGGCGGAAGCGCACACGAACCTCGCGTACGCACTCTGGGAGTTCAGCGAGGACGAGCAAGCCTACGAGCACGCCGAGGAGGCCGTCCGGAAGAACGACCGCCTCCCGCAGGCGTGGTACAACCTCGGCTTCATCGAGAACGAGCGCAGCCGCCACGAGCAGGCCCTCGACGCGCTGAACAACGCCGTCCGGCTGGGCTTCCAGCAGGCCGACGTCTACGAGGAGAAGCAGCGCGCCCTCGAAGCGCTCGGTCGTGACGAGGAGGCGCAGGCCGTCGCCGAGCAAGCCGAAGACATCCGGGAGGCCCAGGAGCGGGACCTCGTCGAGCGCGAGTGA